The Haloferax sp. Atlit-12N genome window below encodes:
- a CDS encoding cation:proton antiporter, with amino-acid sequence MATAGGANLIPLVAAIIGIGVVSQVLSDRFQVPSVVFLIASGILLGPEVLGVISPDSFGNALQAIVGLSVAIIVFEGAFHLRIDKLREAPAATFRLVTVGAIISFVATGVVVRYALGAPWPVSFLVGALLVATGPTVIAPILEVVPVRDRVGAALDTEGIVNDVTAAIVAIVIFEAILEGVSSPDALVVLFAERLGVGVVMGAIVAGALYYALRYVDLSPGNAPQNARLLVLAGALVSYAAADYVATEAGIAAVATAGILLGNADVPYEEEISAFKGDITLLVLSFVFIALAALLDFQNLLNLGVGGLAVVAAVALVIRPLLVFISARGDRFTREEKLFMSFVGPRGIIPASVASLFAIALQEEATRLAAEGLTQQAAALNQSASILVGTVFLVILTTVVFEAGLARQIAEYLDVIPMRVLIIGGGKVGRALAERLADRGENVVLIEEDQEVVQTARNMGFTVHHGDGADTSVLRSAGAANAKFVVAATGDDDVNLLVAQLANSKFEPESVLARANNPDNVEAFEELGVRTISSTIATAQALDNYIERPSMSNWMGEIGRSGDVQEVEVTAEKLIGRTIREVGPELPDGCLITLVSRNGDTTVPNAEYTLQEGDRITIIGEREAVRDAEELVNPE; translated from the coding sequence GTGGCCACAGCAGGAGGAGCCAACCTCATCCCGCTCGTCGCCGCGATAATCGGCATCGGCGTGGTCTCGCAGGTGCTTTCGGACCGGTTTCAGGTCCCCAGCGTCGTGTTCCTCATCGCGTCGGGCATCCTGCTCGGTCCGGAGGTCCTCGGCGTCATCTCTCCCGACTCGTTCGGGAACGCACTACAGGCCATCGTCGGTCTCTCGGTCGCTATCATCGTTTTCGAGGGTGCGTTCCACCTTCGAATCGACAAGCTACGGGAAGCGCCGGCCGCGACGTTCCGCCTCGTCACCGTCGGGGCGATAATCTCGTTCGTCGCGACGGGCGTCGTCGTCCGCTACGCGCTCGGCGCGCCGTGGCCGGTATCGTTCCTCGTGGGCGCGCTCCTCGTCGCGACCGGGCCAACGGTCATCGCCCCGATTCTCGAAGTCGTCCCGGTCCGCGACCGAGTCGGCGCGGCGCTCGACACGGAGGGTATCGTCAACGACGTGACGGCGGCTATCGTCGCCATCGTCATCTTCGAGGCCATCCTCGAAGGCGTCAGTAGCCCCGACGCCCTCGTGGTCCTGTTCGCCGAGCGCCTCGGCGTCGGCGTCGTCATGGGCGCAATCGTCGCCGGGGCGCTGTACTACGCGCTCCGGTACGTCGACCTCTCGCCGGGCAACGCGCCGCAGAACGCGCGCCTGCTCGTCCTCGCCGGCGCGCTCGTATCCTACGCGGCCGCCGACTACGTCGCTACGGAGGCCGGCATCGCCGCGGTGGCGACCGCCGGCATCCTCCTCGGCAACGCGGACGTGCCGTACGAAGAGGAGATTTCGGCGTTCAAAGGCGACATCACGCTGCTCGTGCTGTCGTTCGTCTTCATCGCCCTCGCGGCGCTGTTGGACTTCCAGAACCTCCTGAACCTCGGCGTCGGCGGCCTCGCCGTCGTCGCCGCCGTCGCGCTCGTGATTCGACCGCTGTTGGTCTTCATCTCGGCACGCGGCGACCGCTTCACGAGAGAAGAGAAGCTCTTCATGAGCTTCGTCGGCCCGCGCGGCATCATCCCCGCGTCCGTGGCCTCGCTGTTCGCCATCGCTCTCCAAGAGGAGGCGACACGGCTCGCGGCCGAGGGACTGACCCAACAGGCCGCCGCGCTGAACCAGAGCGCCTCGATTCTCGTCGGCACGGTGTTCCTCGTCATCTTGACGACCGTCGTCTTCGAGGCCGGCCTCGCTCGCCAGATCGCAGAATACCTCGACGTCATCCCAATGCGTGTACTCATCATCGGAGGCGGGAAAGTGGGCCGTGCGCTCGCCGAACGCCTCGCAGACCGCGGAGAGAACGTGGTCCTCATCGAAGAGGACCAAGAAGTAGTCCAGACGGCCCGGAACATGGGCTTTACCGTCCATCACGGCGATGGAGCCGACACGAGCGTCTTACGCTCCGCGGGGGCCGCGAACGCCAAGTTCGTGGTCGCCGCGACCGGCGACGACGACGTGAACCTGCTCGTCGCGCAGTTGGCGAACTCGAAGTTCGAACCCGAGAGCGTCCTCGCGCGGGCGAACAACCCCGACAACGTCGAGGCGTTCGAAGAACTCGGCGTCCGGACCATCTCGTCGACCATCGCCACGGCGCAGGCGCTCGACAACTACATCGAGCGTCCGTCGATGTCGAACTGGATGGGCGAAATCGGCCGCTCCGGCGACGTCCAAGAGGTCGAGGTCACCGCCGAGAAACTCATCGGTCGGACCATCCGCGAGGTCGGACCCGAACTGCCCGACGGCTGTCTCATCACCCTCGTCTCGCGAAACGGCGACACGACGGTCCCCAACGCGGAGTACACGCTCCAAGAGGGCGACCGCATCACCATCATCGGCGAGCGCGAGGCCGTCCGGGACGCAGAAGAGTTAGTCAACCCCGAATAG
- a CDS encoding thiolase family protein → MPEPVIAAAYRTPFGKAGGVFEDVRSEDLSVTLIDHILDEHDVDPDDVEDLMWGVAQQRTEQDNNVARVIALLSDLGEGTPATSINRWCASSMQAIISASDAIAAGNRECIVAGGVESMSRVPMDGDSYQHLHPELSEQYNIFQLQMGMTAEKVANEHEVSREAQDEFAFRSHQRAAEATDSGRFDDEIVPVETDDGVVTEDEGIRRDTSMEILGGLEPAFSGDGSVTAGNSSQITDGAAAVLVTSREFADEHGLDVLASVGTNNVAGVDPTVMGIGPVPATRGLLDRAGTDIDDYGLVEINEAFASQCEYSRRELGIDADKLNVNGGAIALGHPLGASGARLPVTLIHEMQKRDVDRGLASLCVGFGQGAAIEFSR, encoded by the coding sequence ATGCCAGAGCCAGTCATCGCGGCCGCGTACCGCACGCCGTTCGGCAAGGCGGGCGGCGTGTTCGAAGACGTTCGAAGCGAGGACCTCTCGGTCACGCTCATCGACCACATCCTCGACGAACACGACGTCGACCCCGACGACGTGGAGGACCTGATGTGGGGCGTCGCCCAACAGCGCACCGAACAGGACAACAACGTCGCCCGCGTCATCGCGCTCCTGTCAGACCTCGGCGAGGGGACGCCCGCGACGAGCATCAACCGCTGGTGCGCCTCCTCGATGCAGGCTATCATCTCCGCGTCCGACGCCATCGCCGCTGGCAACCGCGAGTGCATCGTCGCCGGTGGGGTCGAAAGCATGTCCCGCGTGCCGATGGACGGCGACTCCTACCAGCACCTCCACCCCGAACTGAGCGAGCAGTACAACATCTTCCAACTCCAGATGGGGATGACTGCCGAGAAAGTCGCAAACGAGCACGAGGTCTCCCGCGAGGCCCAAGACGAGTTCGCGTTCCGGAGCCACCAGCGCGCCGCCGAGGCGACCGACTCGGGCCGCTTCGACGACGAAATCGTCCCGGTCGAGACGGACGACGGCGTCGTCACCGAGGACGAGGGCATCCGCCGCGACACCTCGATGGAGATTCTCGGCGGTCTCGAGCCCGCCTTCTCGGGCGACGGCTCCGTCACCGCCGGCAACTCCTCGCAGATAACCGACGGCGCGGCCGCGGTCCTCGTCACCAGCCGCGAGTTCGCCGACGAACACGGCCTCGACGTGCTCGCCTCGGTCGGCACGAACAACGTCGCTGGCGTCGACCCGACGGTCATGGGCATCGGCCCGGTCCCGGCCACCCGCGGCCTCCTCGACCGCGCCGGCACCGACATCGACGACTACGGCCTCGTCGAAATCAACGAGGCGTTCGCCAGCCAGTGTGAGTACTCCCGCCGCGAACTCGGCATCGACGCGGACAAACTCAACGTCAACGGCGGCGCAATCGCGCTCGGCCACCCCCTCGGGGCGTCCGGCGCGCGCCTCCCCGTGACGCTCATCCACGAGATGCAGAAGCGCGACGTGGACCGCGGCCTCGCGTCGCTCTGCGTCGGCTTCGGTCAGGGCGCGGCAATCGAGTTCAGCAGGTAA
- a CDS encoding nitrite/sulfite reductase, whose product MASKKEAWKSELYGDAVREKIEEFAEKGIDAIPEDERDKWFTRFKFWGVFQQRTGQDSYFMMRLTNANGVLEPGQLRAIGEVARDYASGPVENPEFGDAWLDLTTRQSIQLHWLELEDIPEVWEKLEAAGVSSRSAGGDTMRNITGCPVAGRDKHELVESQPLLDRFQEDLRGNDALSNMPRKFNISVTGCREGCAQDSINDVGLEPAKKEIDGETVTGFNVRVGGGLGSRKPRVARNLDIFVADEDRAYEVVRGFVELYHEHGNRDVRARARSRFFVDEWGTEKIRDLLQEEYVDFELQSAGENIRDEYTYNAGRPESDGKHDHIGVHEQANGDYYVGLSVAVGRLTASDAIELADIADEYGSGEVRLTRRQNPLLMDVPEEKLDDLLAEPLLGKHTPVPNPFQRGTVACTGTEFCSLALTETKARTARMLRWLRDNVDVPDDVSQLKIHYSGCTADCGQANTADIGLFGMRAQKDGEMVEAMDIGVGGGIGEDPSFVEWVRQRIPADEVPGAIASLVEAFAERREPGQTFREWVEAEGTEAVTEYCVPEETDFEAPYMHDAKQSWYPFAEEEEAKAEQPVTSD is encoded by the coding sequence ATGGCGAGTAAGAAGGAAGCGTGGAAGTCGGAGCTCTACGGCGACGCGGTCCGCGAGAAGATCGAGGAGTTCGCCGAGAAAGGCATCGACGCCATCCCCGAAGACGAGCGCGACAAGTGGTTCACGCGCTTCAAGTTCTGGGGCGTCTTCCAGCAGCGGACGGGCCAAGACTCGTACTTCATGATGCGGCTGACGAACGCCAACGGCGTCCTCGAACCGGGACAGCTCCGGGCAATCGGCGAGGTCGCGCGCGACTACGCGTCCGGGCCGGTCGAGAACCCCGAGTTCGGCGACGCATGGTTGGACCTGACGACGCGCCAGTCGATTCAGCTCCACTGGCTCGAACTCGAAGACATCCCCGAGGTCTGGGAGAAGCTCGAAGCGGCGGGCGTCTCCTCGCGGTCCGCCGGCGGCGACACCATGCGGAACATCACCGGCTGTCCGGTCGCCGGCCGCGACAAACACGAACTCGTCGAGTCCCAGCCGCTTCTCGACCGCTTCCAAGAGGACCTCCGCGGGAACGACGCCCTGTCGAACATGCCGCGGAAGTTCAACATCAGCGTCACCGGCTGCCGGGAGGGCTGCGCGCAGGACTCGATAAACGACGTGGGGCTCGAACCCGCGAAGAAGGAGATTGACGGCGAGACGGTCACCGGCTTCAACGTCCGCGTCGGCGGCGGCCTCGGCTCCCGAAAGCCGCGCGTCGCCCGCAACCTCGACATCTTCGTCGCCGACGAGGACCGCGCCTACGAGGTCGTCCGCGGCTTCGTCGAACTCTACCACGAACACGGCAACCGCGACGTTCGGGCTCGCGCCCGCAGTCGCTTCTTCGTGGACGAGTGGGGCACGGAGAAGATTCGCGACCTGCTCCAGGAGGAGTACGTCGACTTCGAACTCCAGTCTGCGGGCGAGAACATCCGCGACGAATACACCTACAACGCGGGCCGCCCGGAGTCCGACGGGAAACACGACCACATCGGCGTCCACGAGCAGGCCAACGGCGACTACTACGTCGGCCTCAGCGTCGCCGTCGGCCGGCTCACGGCGTCCGACGCCATCGAACTGGCCGACATCGCCGACGAGTACGGCTCCGGCGAGGTCCGCCTCACCCGTCGTCAGAACCCGCTTCTGATGGACGTGCCGGAGGAGAAGCTCGACGACCTGCTCGCCGAGCCGCTCCTCGGAAAACACACGCCCGTCCCGAACCCGTTCCAGCGCGGCACGGTCGCCTGCACCGGGACGGAGTTCTGCTCGCTCGCGCTCACGGAGACGAAAGCCCGGACCGCCCGGATGCTCCGGTGGCTCCGCGACAACGTGGACGTGCCCGACGACGTGAGCCAACTGAAGATTCACTACTCCGGCTGTACCGCCGACTGCGGGCAGGCGAACACGGCCGACATCGGCCTGTTCGGCATGCGCGCCCAGAAGGACGGCGAGATGGTCGAGGCCATGGACATCGGCGTCGGCGGCGGCATCGGCGAGGACCCGTCGTTCGTCGAGTGGGTTCGACAGCGCATCCCGGCCGACGAGGTGCCGGGTGCCATCGCCTCGCTCGTGGAAGCGTTCGCCGAGCGCCGCGAGCCCGGACAGACGTTCCGCGAGTGGGTCGAAGCCGAGGGGACCGAAGCAGTCACCGAGTACTGTGTCCCCGAGGAGACGGACTTCGAAGCGCCGTACATGCACGACGCCAAGCAGTCGTGGTACCCGTTCGCCGAAGAAGAGGAAGCGAAGGCCGAACAGCCGGTCACGAGCGACTGA
- a CDS encoding molybdenum cofactor guanylyltransferase yields MADESHPHLDTGRAGIILAGGRSTRFGGIDKATATVGGQPMIHRVAASLDPVVDELVVNCRAEQRDALAGALLDFDVRFAEDSHPDRGPVFGLRTALRATSAEYAAVLPCDMPLVPSGFISHLFGRLQGGAGVVPRVSETMQPLPAVIHCRAGVVACTDTIRAGDDRLQAVMSALNVTVLDDREVEAHAGTHAFHNVNSFDDLRALAARR; encoded by the coding sequence ATGGCCGACGAGTCGCACCCCCACCTCGACACCGGCCGTGCGGGCATCATCCTCGCCGGCGGCCGGTCGACCAGATTCGGCGGCATCGACAAGGCGACGGCCACCGTCGGCGGCCAGCCCATGATTCACCGGGTCGCCGCCTCGCTCGACCCCGTCGTCGACGAACTCGTCGTCAACTGCCGCGCCGAACAGCGGGACGCGCTCGCCGGCGCGCTCTTGGACTTCGACGTCCGGTTCGCGGAGGACTCTCACCCCGACCGGGGGCCGGTCTTCGGCCTGCGAACTGCACTGCGGGCGACGAGCGCCGAGTACGCGGCGGTCCTCCCGTGCGACATGCCGCTCGTTCCGAGTGGGTTCATCTCGCACCTCTTCGGTCGCCTGCAGGGCGGCGCCGGCGTCGTCCCACGAGTCTCTGAGACGATGCAACCGCTCCCCGCAGTCATCCACTGCCGCGCCGGTGTGGTCGCCTGTACCGACACCATCCGCGCCGGTGACGACCGCCTACAGGCCGTGATGTCCGCGCTCAACGTCACCGTCCTCGACGACCGCGAAGTGGAGGCTCACGCCGGAACGCACGCGTTTCACAACGTGAACTCCTTCGACGACTTGCGCGCGCTCGCCGCTCGTCGGTGA
- the nasA gene encoding assimilatory nitrate reductase NasA, with protein MVNRVAKQVPTTCMRCAVGCGHVHLGSDTSYGLEAVRGDPSHPVNNGLACGRGIRESADPDGSWLTRPLVREHGELRQTSWSDALARVGDAITDAMADNPDEVAVLGSGQQTNEAAYALGKLARGGIGTRNYDANTTLCMASAVKAYYRAFGSDAPPPTYDDIPEAETHLVWGANPAVAHPVMFRWIRQSADDGDLVVVDPVETKTAGVADDHVAIDPGGDLALAQAVLGHLVETDRVDEGFVAEHTEGFDRVVDELPPVEEAASDAGVTLDEVEKLASLLDAPTLVYWGMGVNQSVRGTATAGALVNLCLASGNLGPGSGPFSLTGQANSMGTRVVSSKGTWPGHRPFEHPDHRRTVAEAWDVPVSRLPDDNGPGPVGMFESSPSVVWTVATNPLAGFPDATAAREVLEDSFLVVQDAFRSETVELADVVLPAATWGESEGTTMNMERTVSRVRPATETPPGVRQDLDIIADVAARVAPGLLPRPSVSPSDLFDEFAALTEGTDADCSGLSYTRLDGERAVRWPAPDPTSEGGYRYYDAGDGESGDPTWSFPTASGKAQFSALSGSSLPEPADESYPLTLTTGREADGYNTGVRTRSDTPDQPVARAHPDTIDAHRDAVADPEGDRRTTVVSRRASVPATLDPDDAVPPGLVWLSIHHPMTNRLTSPAVDPQSNEPNFKQCAVRLEHPEATASTDLLAAEVSD; from the coding sequence GTGGTGAATCGCGTGGCGAAACAAGTCCCGACGACCTGCATGCGCTGTGCCGTGGGCTGTGGACACGTCCACCTCGGCTCCGACACCTCGTACGGGCTGGAAGCGGTTCGGGGGGACCCTTCACACCCCGTAAACAACGGGCTGGCCTGCGGTCGCGGCATCCGCGAATCGGCCGACCCGGATGGGTCGTGGCTCACGCGACCGCTCGTCAGGGAACACGGCGAACTCCGTCAGACCTCGTGGTCGGACGCGCTCGCGCGCGTCGGCGACGCCATCACCGACGCGATGGCCGACAACCCCGACGAGGTCGCTGTCCTCGGGAGCGGCCAACAGACGAACGAGGCCGCCTACGCCCTCGGGAAACTCGCCCGCGGCGGTATCGGCACCCGAAACTACGACGCGAACACGACGCTCTGCATGGCGAGCGCGGTCAAAGCCTACTACCGCGCCTTCGGGAGCGACGCGCCGCCGCCGACCTACGACGACATCCCCGAAGCGGAGACGCACCTCGTCTGGGGGGCGAACCCGGCCGTCGCCCACCCCGTGATGTTCCGGTGGATTCGACAGTCGGCCGACGACGGCGACCTCGTCGTCGTCGATCCCGTCGAGACGAAGACCGCGGGGGTCGCCGATGACCACGTCGCCATCGACCCGGGCGGCGACCTCGCGCTGGCGCAGGCGGTTCTCGGCCATCTCGTCGAGACCGACCGCGTGGACGAGGGATTCGTCGCGGAACACACCGAGGGGTTCGACCGAGTCGTCGACGAACTCCCCCCGGTCGAGGAGGCGGCGTCGGACGCCGGCGTCACCCTCGACGAAGTCGAGAAACTGGCGTCGCTCCTCGACGCGCCCACGCTCGTCTACTGGGGCATGGGCGTCAACCAGAGCGTCCGCGGTACCGCTACCGCCGGCGCGCTCGTGAACCTCTGTCTCGCCTCTGGGAACCTCGGCCCCGGCTCTGGTCCCTTTTCTCTCACCGGACAGGCGAACTCGATGGGCACCCGCGTCGTCTCTTCGAAGGGGACGTGGCCCGGCCACCGACCGTTCGAACACCCGGACCACCGCCGGACCGTCGCCGAGGCGTGGGACGTGCCCGTGTCTCGGCTCCCTGACGACAACGGACCGGGACCGGTCGGCATGTTCGAGTCGTCGCCGTCCGTCGTCTGGACCGTCGCGACCAACCCGCTCGCCGGGTTCCCGGACGCTACGGCCGCCCGTGAGGTCCTCGAAGACTCCTTCCTCGTCGTGCAGGACGCCTTCCGTTCCGAGACGGTCGAACTCGCCGACGTGGTGCTCCCCGCGGCGACGTGGGGTGAGTCCGAGGGGACCACGATGAACATGGAACGGACGGTCTCGCGGGTTCGTCCGGCCACCGAGACGCCGCCGGGCGTCAGACAGGACCTCGACATCATCGCCGACGTGGCCGCCCGCGTCGCGCCCGGACTGCTCCCGAGACCGTCGGTCTCGCCGAGCGACCTGTTCGACGAGTTCGCCGCCCTCACCGAGGGCACGGACGCCGACTGCTCGGGGCTCTCGTACACCCGACTCGACGGCGAGCGCGCCGTCCGCTGGCCCGCGCCGGACCCGACGAGCGAGGGCGGCTACCGCTACTACGACGCCGGCGACGGGGAGTCGGGCGACCCGACGTGGTCGTTCCCGACAGCGTCCGGGAAGGCGCAGTTCAGCGCGCTCTCTGGGTCGTCGCTCCCCGAACCCGCCGACGAGTCGTACCCGCTGACGCTCACGACCGGCCGCGAGGCCGACGGGTACAACACCGGAGTTCGCACGCGGAGCGACACGCCGGACCAGCCGGTCGCCCGCGCGCACCCCGACACTATCGACGCGCACCGCGACGCGGTCGCCGACCCCGAGGGCGACCGCCGAACCACTGTCGTCTCCCGCCGGGCGTCGGTCCCGGCGACGCTCGACCCCGACGACGCCGTCCCGCCGGGCCTCGTCTGGCTCTCTATTCACCATCCGATGACTAATCGACTTACCAGCCCTGCGGTCGACCCGCAGTCGAACGAACCGAACTTCAAGCAGTGCGCCGTCCGCCTCGAACACCCCGAGGCGACCGCGTCAACCGACCTCCTCGCGGCCGAGGTGAGCGACTGA
- a CDS encoding ATP-binding protein encodes MSERALEVVEFLLTAHLYTDDRTLDENDLPPRYRRVFWADAEDDGDEDDSSMAGIERPLVVTESIARKATGVEHPWDAISDLMFTQREDFSGRLSLTQPEMALEWFVKRADYDRLVTNPTVAKSVEDRDDVDVTHAEAREQTRPIHADRVWIDSLLDEYFDDEDDAEMLDLVQVRAPEEIEMTLDDLVLTTDQEGEIHKLMKAIEHREYLADIGLREIGKILFVGPPGTGKTTVSRALAHELGLPFVEVKLSMITSQYLGETAKNVEKTFEVAKRLSPCILFIDEFDSVAKTRRSDEHAALKRAVNTLLKSIDDISLIRDEVILIGATNHPDQLDSAAWRRFDEIVNFPKPDRGMRADILRVITNRMDIDEFDPSAIADVTEGLTGSDLRLVLREAVLEALTEERMELTQDDLLEAVADFEERDNLKNLDMMSDSSELVAGSGSDDGHDHDHDHADEHEGETQKDAGAAQ; translated from the coding sequence ATGAGTGAACGGGCGCTCGAGGTTGTCGAGTTTCTGCTGACGGCCCACCTCTACACCGACGACCGAACGCTTGACGAAAACGACCTTCCCCCGCGGTATCGACGCGTCTTCTGGGCGGACGCCGAGGACGACGGCGACGAGGACGACTCGTCGATGGCCGGCATCGAGCGACCGCTCGTTGTGACCGAGTCCATCGCGCGGAAGGCGACCGGCGTGGAACACCCCTGGGACGCGATTTCCGACCTCATGTTCACCCAGCGCGAGGACTTCTCCGGCCGCCTCTCTCTGACGCAGCCCGAGATGGCGCTGGAGTGGTTCGTCAAACGAGCCGACTACGACCGGCTCGTGACGAACCCGACGGTCGCGAAGTCGGTCGAGGACCGAGACGACGTGGACGTGACCCACGCGGAGGCCAGAGAACAGACCCGGCCGATTCACGCCGACCGCGTGTGGATAGACAGCCTGCTGGACGAGTACTTCGACGACGAGGACGACGCCGAGATGCTCGACCTCGTGCAGGTCCGCGCGCCCGAGGAAATCGAGATGACCCTCGACGACCTCGTGCTCACGACGGACCAGGAAGGCGAGATTCACAAGTTGATGAAGGCCATTGAGCACCGCGAGTACCTCGCGGACATCGGCCTCCGCGAAATCGGGAAAATCCTCTTCGTCGGGCCGCCGGGGACTGGCAAGACCACCGTCTCGCGGGCGCTCGCCCACGAGCTCGGCCTCCCGTTCGTCGAGGTGAAGCTCTCGATGATCACGAGCCAGTACCTCGGCGAGACGGCCAAGAACGTCGAAAAGACCTTCGAGGTCGCAAAGCGGCTGTCGCCGTGTATCCTCTTTATCGACGAGTTCGACTCGGTGGCGAAGACCCGCCGGTCGGACGAGCACGCGGCGCTCAAGCGCGCGGTCAACACGCTGCTCAAGAGCATCGACGACATCTCGCTGATTCGCGACGAGGTCATCCTCATCGGCGCGACCAACCACCCCGACCAGCTCGACTCGGCGGCGTGGCGGCGCTTCGACGAAATCGTCAACTTCCCCAAGCCGGACCGCGGGATGCGCGCCGACATCCTTCGGGTCATCACGAACCGGATGGACATCGACGAGTTCGACCCCTCGGCCATCGCCGACGTGACGGAGGGCCTCACCGGCTCCGACCTCCGACTCGTCCTCCGCGAGGCCGTCCTCGAAGCGCTCACCGAAGAGCGGATGGAACTCACGCAGGACGACCTGCTGGAAGCCGTCGCCGACTTCGAAGAGCGTGACAACCTGAAGAACCTCGACATGATGTCCGACTCGTCGGAACTCGTCGCGGGGTCGGGTTCGGACGACGGTCACGACCACGACCACGACCACGCGGACGAACACGAAGGCGAGACGCAGAAAGACGCCGGCGCGGCGCAGTAA
- a CDS encoding MBL fold metallo-hydrolase: MRVTLLGTGDTTGTPTVGCDCETCLAARERGIERTRFSVHVQNERTGESLLVDFSPDFRHQFLTQDVPLPDEALVTHIHFDHLDGLGNVYRLLDDLAVHAADEVDPVTGESVADAIRSKFDYLDRISVEDQTPFESFRACGLDVTFVPVVHPPLVCYGVAIEDPETGAKLSLSGDSTYAIPEESRDVLRDPDLLLAEAIVPASVCEYHPIGGDDYDENGVARTFGTKHMTREGAIALGEELNADETRLVHVAHYYPADEAFEEPLAVDGEVYDL, translated from the coding sequence ATGCGCGTGACCCTCCTCGGGACCGGCGACACGACCGGCACGCCCACCGTCGGGTGCGACTGCGAGACCTGCCTCGCGGCCCGCGAGCGAGGCATCGAGCGGACGCGCTTTTCGGTCCACGTGCAAAACGAGCGGACCGGCGAGTCGCTCCTCGTGGACTTCAGCCCCGACTTCCGCCACCAGTTTCTCACGCAGGACGTGCCGCTTCCCGACGAGGCCTTAGTCACCCACATCCACTTCGACCACCTCGACGGTCTCGGGAACGTCTACCGCCTCCTCGACGACCTCGCGGTCCACGCCGCCGACGAGGTCGACCCGGTCACGGGCGAGAGCGTCGCCGACGCGATTCGCTCGAAGTTCGACTACCTCGACCGCATCTCGGTCGAAGACCAGACGCCGTTCGAGTCGTTCCGCGCCTGCGGCCTCGACGTGACGTTCGTGCCGGTCGTCCACCCCCCGCTGGTCTGTTACGGCGTCGCCATCGAGGACCCCGAGACGGGCGCGAAGCTCTCGCTTTCTGGCGATTCCACCTACGCCATCCCCGAGGAGTCCCGCGACGTGCTCCGTGACCCCGACCTGCTTCTCGCCGAGGCCATCGTCCCGGCGTCGGTCTGCGAGTACCACCCCATCGGCGGCGACGACTACGACGAAAACGGGGTCGCACGAACCTTCGGCACGAAGCACATGACCCGCGAGGGAGCCATCGCGCTCGGCGAGGAATTGAACGCCGACGAGACCCGCCTCGTCCACGTGGCGCACTACTACCCCGCCGACGAGGCGTTCGAGGAGCCGCTGGCGGTCGACGGCGAGGTGTACGACCTGTGA
- a CDS encoding DUF5787 family protein, with amino-acid sequence MPAPVSSPSEFAFELALCAHLEQTTDWLPARQLGASVASPGSRIIDVCAVVPGPGFDERARITDCAIPATAIESDVGAGSAVFWRDGFDCHPGRARRATDRAVEVGFFESERRRSREYVRRAARYPDDWFARLVGIENKPDLGTPGDLLRQLRLDVSLAVFDEVILTTESYVTGAHLNRIPEEVGVWRFDPGTGDREVVREARPLSPHSTGVEPVEYHSLHTDVALVSPAEKRTARLRLAERAYGKGWRAYDLPACAHARVDADGRPVCAHFDRVVDPGSECGADCSAFEAADPPELDRDGLRESRTDWVADPTGVVRRQSGLDRFG; translated from the coding sequence GTGCCCGCTCCGGTGTCGTCGCCGTCGGAGTTCGCCTTCGAACTGGCGCTCTGCGCCCACCTCGAACAGACGACCGACTGGCTCCCCGCGCGCCAACTCGGCGCGTCGGTCGCCTCGCCGGGGAGCCGCATCATCGACGTGTGCGCCGTCGTCCCGGGGCCGGGATTCGACGAGCGCGCCCGTATCACCGACTGCGCGATTCCCGCAACGGCCATCGAGAGCGACGTGGGGGCCGGAAGCGCCGTCTTCTGGCGTGACGGCTTCGACTGCCACCCGGGACGCGCCCGGCGTGCCACCGACCGCGCCGTCGAAGTCGGCTTCTTCGAGTCCGAGCGCCGCCGGAGCAGAGAGTACGTCCGCCGCGCCGCCCGCTATCCGGACGACTGGTTCGCCCGACTCGTCGGCATCGAGAACAAGCCCGACCTCGGCACTCCCGGCGACCTGCTTCGACAACTCCGCCTCGACGTGAGCCTCGCGGTCTTCGACGAAGTGATTCTCACGACTGAGAGCTACGTCACCGGCGCGCACCTCAACCGCATCCCCGAGGAGGTCGGCGTCTGGCGCTTCGACCCCGGCACCGGCGACCGGGAGGTGGTCCGCGAGGCCCGCCCGCTTTCTCCGCACTCTACCGGCGTCGAACCCGTCGAGTACCACTCGCTCCACACCGACGTGGCGCTCGTCTCGCCCGCCGAAAAGCGAACCGCCCGCCTCCGACTCGCCGAGCGCGCCTACGGAAAAGGGTGGCGCGCCTACGACCTCCCCGCCTGCGCCCACGCCCGCGTCGACGCCGACGGTCGCCCCGTCTGCGCCCACTTCGACCGCGTGGTCGACCCCGGCTCCGAGTGCGGTGCCGACTGCTCGGCGTTCGAGGCGGCCGACCCGCCGGAACTGGACCGCGACGGCCTCCGCGAGTCGCGGACGGACTGGGTCGCCGACCCGACCGGCGTGGTCCGCAGACAGTCGGGACTCGACCGGTTCGGCTGA